The following are encoded in a window of Cydia strobilella chromosome 1, ilCydStro3.1, whole genome shotgun sequence genomic DNA:
- the LOC134744080 gene encoding phospholipase A1 member A-like, which yields MVEMKWWLVVGVVLLQFPASESQRQRNPNKLRVNPGPQQLQDIFNTTSCIPPPYRCPHAGMRFYLYTRTTQAKGELLDTLDNDSLTNSRFNPIHPTKVVVHGFGGGRNLSPSTDMRKAYFTNGDYNIIIVDYGSLVKEPCLGQIEWAPRFAGMCIAQMLEYLRKHPTKGFPPEHVHTIGYSVGAHILGLVANFLPKGKLGRITGLDPTILFYMGNNRSRDLDHTDALFVDILHTGAGILGQWGPNGHADFYVNGGSSQPGCAHDTIFQTLSCDHTKVTPYFIESINSRAGFWAGPCPSLFSYLVGWCEPNDTEYVLMGEHLTHKARGVYYVTTNAKPPYARGFPGKSRRLRSAPPYPYSSNS from the exons CATCAGAGAGCCAACGACAACGCAACCCCAACAAGCTACGTGTCAATCCCGGACCTCAACAGCTACAGGACATATTCAACACCACCTCATGTATCCCTCCGCCTTATCGCTGTCCGCACGCTGGGATGCGGTTCTACCTGTACACCAG AACAACGCAAGCAAAGGGCGAACTCCTAGACACATTGGACAACGACTCTCTTACGAACTCTCGCTTCAACCCCATCCACCCCACAAAAGTGGTCGTCCACGGCTTCGGCGGTGGCAGGAACCTCTCACCCAGCACTGACATGCGCAAAGCTTACTTCACTAACGGAGACTACAACATAATTATCGTGGATTATGGTAGTTTGGTCAAGGAACCTTGTCTTGGGCAG ATCGAATGGGCTCCCCGCTTCGCCGGCATGTGCATAGCGCAGATGCTGGAATACTTACGGAAGCACCCGACGAAGGGTTTCCCACCGGAACACGTGCATACCATCGGGTACAGCGTCGGGGCGCACATTCTGGGACTGGTCGCCAACTTCCTGCCTAAAGGAAAACTTGGTCGCATCACAG gtttAGACCCAACGATCTTGTTCTACATGGGCAACAACCGTTCTCGAGACCTGGACCACACGGACGCCCTATTTGTAGATATCCTGCACACGGGAGCCGGTATACTTGGCCAATGGGGTCCTAATGGCCACGCCGACTTTTATGTCAACGGCGGCTCGAGCCAGCCTGGATGCGCGCATGACACAATCTTCC AAACGCTCTCATGCGACCACACAAAGGTGACGCCGTACTTCATCGAGTCGATCAACTCTCGCGCAGGCTTTTGGGCCGGACCGTGCCCTAGTTTATTCTCCTACCTCGTTGGCTGGTGTGAGCCTAACGACACAGAGTATGTGCTCATGGGGGAGCACCTAACGCACAA AGCACGTGGCGTGTACTACGTGACGACAAACGCAAAGCCGCCTTATGCACGCGGCTTCCCCGGCAAGTCGCGTCGACTGCGCTCCGCACCACCCTATCCTTACAGCTCTAATAGCTGA